In Microbacterium galbinum, a single window of DNA contains:
- a CDS encoding sugar ABC transporter ATP-binding protein, with protein sequence MSDPILKVEGISKGFPGVQALKDVHLEVRAGEVLVLVGENGAGKSTLMKILSGIYAKDEGTIVFEGREVELTSPLQAQELGITIIHQELNMMPDLTVAQNIFVGREPRTGPFLSERKLNQQTAELLQRLNIHLDPKARVGDLTVAEQQMVEIAKALSFNAKVLIMDEPTSALTDSEVETLFVLIEQLKASGTGIVYISHRMDELRRLADRVSVLRDGAYIGSLDKAEVSIPKIIEMMVGRAIDEGTRPTARDHINDPVVLEVQDLSTKSLLKDISFQLHKGEILGFAGLMGAGRTETARAIIGADPSDGGTVTISGRPAKIGQPADAVKHGVGYLSEDRKLLGLMLEQDVTFNTVLASLGSYANGIGWMGDGKAKNRTKEYVQQLRVKTPSVNQVVKLLSGGNQQKVVIARWLMRDCDILIFDEPTRGIDVGAKEEIYRLMQQLADQGKSIIVISSELPEILRVANRIAVFANGRITGTLRNEEASQEKIMQLAAHGEED encoded by the coding sequence GTGAGTGATCCCATCCTCAAAGTGGAGGGCATCAGCAAGGGATTCCCCGGTGTCCAGGCGCTCAAGGACGTGCATCTCGAGGTGCGCGCCGGGGAGGTTCTCGTCCTCGTCGGAGAGAACGGCGCCGGCAAGTCGACCCTCATGAAGATCCTCTCCGGGATCTACGCCAAGGACGAGGGAACGATCGTGTTCGAGGGCAGGGAGGTCGAGCTCACGAGCCCGCTCCAGGCGCAGGAGCTCGGCATCACGATCATCCACCAGGAGCTCAACATGATGCCCGACCTCACGGTCGCGCAGAACATCTTCGTCGGGCGCGAGCCGCGCACCGGTCCGTTCCTGTCGGAGCGCAAGCTCAACCAGCAGACGGCCGAGCTGCTCCAGCGGCTCAACATCCACCTCGACCCCAAGGCCCGCGTCGGCGACCTGACCGTGGCTGAGCAGCAGATGGTCGAGATCGCCAAGGCCCTCTCGTTCAACGCCAAGGTCCTCATCATGGACGAGCCCACCTCGGCGCTCACCGACTCCGAGGTCGAGACGCTGTTCGTGCTGATCGAGCAGCTCAAGGCATCCGGCACCGGCATCGTCTACATCTCGCACCGCATGGACGAGCTGCGCCGCCTCGCCGACCGCGTCAGCGTGCTGCGCGACGGTGCATACATCGGATCACTCGACAAGGCCGAGGTCAGCATCCCGAAGATCATCGAGATGATGGTCGGACGTGCGATCGACGAGGGCACCCGCCCCACCGCCCGCGATCACATCAACGACCCGGTCGTGCTCGAGGTGCAGGACCTGTCGACCAAGAGCCTGCTCAAGGACATCTCGTTCCAGCTGCACAAGGGCGAGATCCTCGGGTTCGCCGGTCTCATGGGCGCGGGGCGCACCGAGACCGCTCGCGCGATCATCGGTGCCGACCCCAGCGACGGCGGCACGGTGACCATCTCGGGTCGGCCGGCGAAGATCGGGCAGCCCGCGGATGCCGTCAAGCACGGCGTCGGCTACCTCTCGGAGGACCGCAAGCTCCTCGGGCTCATGCTCGAACAGGACGTCACCTTCAACACCGTGCTCGCCTCGCTCGGCTCCTACGCCAACGGGATCGGCTGGATGGGCGACGGCAAGGCGAAGAACCGCACCAAGGAGTACGTCCAGCAACTGCGGGTCAAGACCCCCTCCGTCAACCAGGTCGTCAAGCTGCTCTCGGGCGGCAACCAGCAGAAGGTCGTCATCGCCCGGTGGCTGATGCGCGACTGCGACATCCTCATCTTCGACGAGCCGACCCGCGGCATCGACGTCGGAGCGAAGGAAGAGATCTACCGCCTGATGCAGCAGCTCGCTGACCAGGGAAAGTCCATCATCGTCATCTCGTCGGAACTGCCCGAGATCCTCCGCGTCGCGAACCGCATCGCCGTGTTCGCGAACGGCCGGATCACCGGGACGCTCCGCAACGAGGAAGCCAGCCAGGAGAAGATCATGCAACTCGCAGCCCATGGGGAGGAAGACTGA
- a CDS encoding ABC transporter permease, whose translation MSTPQNGSSTTTIIQTAVNENTDKRDIGGFLRRQVQQSLAFGTLVVLFIFFSVASPNFLTWSNVSGILLSTAVIGILALGTTFVIITGGIDLSLGTGMALCSVMTGVFITNMGLPVFVGVIGGIATGVLMGLVNGVNITFLRLPPFIATLAMMMIAGGLALVISGVAPIYFSSSAPDFKQIALGTLIPGLPNAVLITLVLAVIAYLVLSKTLLGRYTFAIGSNEEATRLSGVNTRRWTIFVYMFAGAFTGIAGVIIASRLDSAQPQIGTGYELQAIAAVIIGGTSLLGGRGSILGTVIGALIMSVLVNGLRIMSIQSEWQNIVVGVVILIAVFFDSLRNRART comes from the coding sequence ATGAGCACCCCGCAGAACGGGTCGTCGACGACGACGATCATCCAGACCGCCGTCAACGAGAACACCGACAAGCGCGACATCGGCGGCTTCCTCCGACGCCAGGTTCAGCAGTCGCTGGCGTTCGGCACGCTCGTCGTGCTGTTCATCTTCTTCTCGGTCGCCAGCCCGAACTTCCTCACGTGGAGCAACGTCTCCGGCATCCTGCTCTCGACCGCGGTCATCGGCATCCTCGCCCTCGGCACCACGTTCGTGATCATCACCGGCGGCATCGACCTGTCGCTCGGCACCGGCATGGCGCTCTGCTCGGTCATGACCGGTGTCTTCATCACCAACATGGGGCTGCCGGTGTTCGTCGGCGTCATCGGCGGTATCGCCACCGGTGTGCTGATGGGCCTCGTCAACGGCGTGAACATCACGTTCCTGCGGCTGCCCCCGTTCATCGCGACCCTCGCGATGATGATGATCGCCGGTGGCCTCGCCCTCGTGATCTCGGGCGTCGCGCCGATCTACTTCTCGTCGTCCGCTCCGGACTTCAAGCAGATCGCCCTGGGCACCCTCATCCCGGGCCTCCCGAACGCCGTGCTCATCACGCTCGTGCTCGCGGTCATCGCGTACCTCGTGCTGTCGAAGACGCTGCTCGGCCGCTACACCTTCGCGATCGGGTCGAACGAAGAGGCCACCCGCCTCTCGGGCGTCAACACGCGCCGCTGGACGATCTTCGTCTACATGTTCGCCGGAGCGTTCACCGGCATCGCCGGCGTCATCATCGCCTCGCGCCTCGACTCGGCCCAGCCGCAGATCGGTACGGGCTACGAGCTGCAGGCGATCGCGGCCGTCATCATCGGCGGCACCTCGCTGCTCGGCGGACGCGGCTCGATCCTCGGCACCGTGATCGGTGCGCTCATCATGAGCGTGCTCGTCAACGGCCTCCGGATCATGTCGATCCAGTCCGAGTGGCAGAACATCGTCGTCGGCGTCGTGATCCTGATCGCGGTGTTCTTCGACTCCCTGCGCAACCGCGCACGCACCTGA
- a CDS encoding ABC transporter substrate-binding protein: MKFGKKAAFAALIASAAIVVAGCSSNAGGGDAGGDAGSGDEMYIALVSKGFQHQFWQAVKKGAEEKAAELGVTITFEGPAAETEVDAQLQMLQTAIDKKPAAIAYAALDPEACVPYLDKAKAADIPVVYFDAPCDGDVGLSLAATDSKVAGALAAEHMAELIGGEGEVAIVGHSQINSTGVERRDGFVEKIESDYPDIEIVDIQYGDGDHLKSADIAKAMIAAHPDLKGIYGTNEGSAIGVVNAVNELGLEKGKLTIVGFDSGAAQINAIKDGTMAGAITQDPIGIGAQVVQAAYDAANGETVDEFYDTGSYWYDKTNLEDDKIAAVLYQ, encoded by the coding sequence ATGAAGTTCGGAAAGAAGGCCGCGTTCGCGGCTCTGATCGCCTCGGCGGCGATCGTCGTGGCAGGCTGCTCGAGCAACGCGGGCGGCGGCGACGCCGGTGGCGACGCCGGCAGTGGTGACGAGATGTACATCGCCCTCGTCTCGAAGGGCTTCCAGCACCAGTTCTGGCAGGCCGTCAAGAAGGGCGCGGAGGAGAAGGCCGCCGAGCTCGGCGTCACCATCACCTTCGAGGGCCCCGCCGCCGAGACCGAGGTCGACGCGCAGCTGCAGATGCTGCAGACCGCCATCGACAAGAAGCCGGCGGCGATCGCGTACGCCGCGCTCGACCCCGAGGCCTGCGTGCCCTACCTCGACAAGGCCAAGGCCGCCGACATCCCCGTCGTGTACTTCGACGCACCGTGCGACGGCGACGTGGGCCTGAGCCTCGCCGCGACCGACAGCAAGGTCGCCGGAGCCCTGGCTGCCGAGCACATGGCCGAGCTCATCGGCGGTGAGGGCGAGGTCGCCATCGTCGGCCACTCGCAGATCAACTCGACCGGTGTCGAGCGTCGTGACGGCTTCGTCGAGAAGATCGAGTCGGACTACCCCGACATCGAGATCGTCGACATCCAGTACGGCGACGGCGACCACCTGAAGTCGGCCGACATCGCCAAGGCAATGATCGCCGCGCACCCCGACCTCAAGGGCATCTACGGCACCAACGAGGGCTCCGCCATCGGCGTCGTGAACGCGGTCAACGAGCTCGGCCTCGAGAAGGGCAAGCTCACCATCGTCGGATTCGACTCCGGTGCGGCCCAGATCAACGCGATCAAGGACGGCACGATGGCCGGCGCCATCACGCAGGACCCGATCGGCATCGGTGCGCAGGTCGTGCAGGCCGCGTACGACGCCGCCAACGGCGAGACGGTCGACGAGTTCTACGACACGGGTTCGTACTGGTACGACAAGACGAACCTCGAGGACGACAAGATCGCCGCGGTTCTCTACCAGTGA
- a CDS encoding putative quinol monooxygenase, with protein sequence MSDASASESEPTILHATFTARPGEGDRVAELLREFSVEVQAETGNVVFDATRLVDDPDRFFVYEVYRDHAAFQAHISAPAGVPFNAALQELIVEPSSQLTFLRRL encoded by the coding sequence TTGTCCGACGCATCCGCATCTGAATCCGAACCCACCATCCTGCACGCCACCTTCACCGCCCGCCCCGGCGAGGGCGATCGCGTCGCCGAACTTCTGCGCGAGTTTTCCGTGGAAGTACAAGCAGAAACAGGTAACGTGGTCTTCGATGCCACGCGACTCGTCGACGATCCCGATCGCTTCTTCGTGTACGAGGTCTATCGCGATCACGCAGCGTTCCAGGCGCACATCTCGGCCCCGGCCGGTGTGCCGTTCAATGCGGCGCTGCAGGAACTGATCGTGGAACCCTCTTCGCAGCTCACATTCCTCCGCCGTCTCTGA
- a CDS encoding phosphotriesterase family protein, translated as MIRTVLGDIDPALLGATNYHEHLFQVSPLLPGDELDGEALSGAEAEGLRDSGFAAMVDATPFGIGRDSEAVARISAATGLHIVATTGRHREAHYATEHPTRTWGVDALTALFVRDIVEGMPVDDAEVLTSPTPRTAHAPDGAPVRAGILKGGIDYWRISDFERTTLDALAAAHRETGAPIMVHLEFCTAAHEVLDLLAAAGAASDRIVLAHADRDPDPGLHASLAERGAYLGYDGMARPRTRSDAELLALTAAVVERGAGDRVLLGGDVARRTRYLAYGGMPGLAYLGERYVPRLRALIGDEAVDRMLVANPARLLALSR; from the coding sequence ATGATCCGCACGGTCCTCGGCGACATCGACCCGGCGCTGCTCGGGGCGACGAACTATCACGAGCACCTGTTCCAGGTGAGTCCGCTGCTGCCCGGTGACGAGCTCGACGGCGAGGCGCTCTCGGGCGCCGAGGCCGAGGGTCTGCGCGACAGCGGGTTCGCCGCGATGGTCGACGCGACCCCGTTCGGGATCGGACGCGACTCCGAGGCCGTCGCACGCATCAGCGCCGCGACCGGACTGCACATCGTCGCCACGACCGGGCGTCACCGAGAGGCGCACTACGCGACGGAGCATCCCACCCGCACCTGGGGCGTCGACGCCCTGACCGCGCTGTTCGTGCGCGACATCGTGGAGGGGATGCCGGTCGACGACGCCGAGGTTCTCACCTCGCCGACCCCGCGCACCGCGCACGCTCCCGACGGAGCCCCGGTGCGCGCCGGAATCCTCAAGGGCGGGATCGACTACTGGCGCATCAGCGACTTCGAGCGCACGACCCTCGACGCCCTCGCGGCCGCGCATCGCGAGACCGGGGCGCCGATCATGGTGCACCTCGAGTTCTGCACGGCGGCCCACGAGGTGCTCGATCTGCTCGCGGCGGCGGGCGCGGCATCCGATCGGATCGTCCTCGCGCACGCCGACCGCGACCCCGACCCGGGCCTGCACGCCTCGCTCGCCGAGCGTGGCGCCTACCTCGGTTACGACGGCATGGCCCGGCCGCGCACCCGATCGGATGCCGAGCTGCTCGCCCTCACCGCCGCGGTCGTCGAACGCGGCGCCGGCGACCGGGTGCTGCTCGGCGGCGACGTCGCGCGCCGCACCCGCTACCTCGCCTACGGCGGGATGCCCGGGCTCGCCTACCTCGGCGAACGCTACGTGCCGCGCCTGCGCGCCCTCATCGGAGACGAGGCCGTGGATCGGATGCTCGTCGCCAACCCCGCCCGCCTGCTCGCACTCTCGCGCTGA
- a CDS encoding shikimate dehydrogenase family protein, with translation MTTSLPASLPVDADTGAGYMGFVGVSTGSSSIMQVFPRWADVLGLPTRELVGHDLPMDATPAQYVAMVEQIRDDPNHRGALVTTHKMNVYAAASDLFDELDPFAVSCSEISSISKRGDRLIGRAKDPITVDLALNDFLPADHFARTGAEVVILGAGGSGTALSWALAERADAPTRVTVTARSDEALEHLRAVHAQHGTAEGLIRYVRTDTPAEAAALVAAAPAGSVIVNATGLGKDRPGSPLPDDVVFPENAYVWEFNYRGSLEFLHQARAQEQARSLVVVDGWRYFIHGWSQVVADVFELDLTPEIVEQLAEAAEFARR, from the coding sequence ATGACCACTTCCCTTCCCGCTTCCCTCCCCGTCGACGCGGATACCGGCGCCGGGTACATGGGCTTCGTCGGCGTGAGCACCGGATCGTCGTCGATCATGCAGGTGTTCCCCCGCTGGGCCGATGTGCTGGGCCTCCCGACCCGCGAGCTGGTCGGGCACGACCTCCCGATGGATGCCACGCCTGCGCAGTACGTCGCGATGGTCGAGCAGATCCGCGATGACCCGAACCACCGGGGAGCGCTCGTCACGACCCACAAGATGAACGTGTACGCCGCGGCATCCGATCTCTTCGACGAACTCGACCCGTTCGCGGTCTCGTGCAGCGAGATCTCGAGCATCTCGAAGCGCGGCGACCGCCTCATCGGACGCGCGAAGGACCCGATCACCGTCGACCTCGCCCTGAACGACTTCCTGCCCGCCGATCACTTCGCCCGCACGGGAGCCGAGGTCGTCATCCTCGGTGCGGGCGGATCGGGCACGGCGCTCAGCTGGGCCCTCGCCGAACGAGCGGATGCCCCGACGCGGGTGACCGTGACGGCGCGCAGCGACGAGGCGCTGGAGCACCTGCGCGCCGTCCACGCGCAGCACGGCACCGCGGAGGGACTGATCCGGTACGTGCGCACCGACACCCCCGCCGAGGCGGCGGCCCTGGTGGCGGCGGCGCCCGCGGGTTCCGTGATCGTGAACGCCACCGGCCTCGGCAAGGATCGACCCGGCTCGCCCCTGCCCGACGACGTCGTCTTCCCCGAGAACGCGTACGTGTGGGAGTTCAACTACCGCGGATCGCTCGAGTTCCTGCACCAGGCCCGCGCTCAGGAGCAGGCGCGATCGCTCGTCGTCGTCGACGGCTGGCGCTACTTCATCCACGGCTGGTCGCAGGTGGTCGCCGACGTGTTCGAACTCGATCTGACTCCCGAGATCGTCGAGCAGCTCGCCGAGGCGGCGGAGTTCGCGCGCCGATGA
- a CDS encoding phosphoglycerate dehydrogenase: protein MGVILVTSRSFSDGDLDLVERAAVAGHRILRGPAHHDLDELRVLLHGADAWIAGTGPVTGAHLAAAPKLKIIARYGVGTEAVDLAAARSRGIPVSNTPGANADAVADHAVGLMLAALRFVPDGDRRVRAGDWGVRRGRELGAATVGIVGFGRIGQGVAKRLSGFGCRILAADPFLPAEVVRAAGAVPTVLDELFETADLISLHAPGGQLLVDAGRLARMRRGSVIVNTARGDLIDEAAVADALHDGILAGYAADTLDGDTAAKNSPLLADALADRVIVTPHLGAQTTQAVDNMGSLSLDDVIAVLKGSDPRFPVTAP, encoded by the coding sequence ATGGGCGTCATCCTCGTCACCAGCCGTTCGTTCTCCGACGGCGACCTCGACCTGGTCGAGCGGGCGGCGGTCGCCGGGCACCGCATCCTCCGCGGCCCCGCGCACCACGACCTCGACGAGCTGCGCGTGCTGCTGCACGGGGCGGATGCCTGGATCGCCGGCACCGGCCCCGTCACCGGCGCGCATCTCGCCGCGGCGCCGAAGCTCAAGATCATCGCGCGCTACGGCGTCGGCACCGAGGCGGTTGATCTGGCCGCGGCCCGGAGCCGCGGCATCCCGGTGTCGAACACTCCCGGCGCGAATGCGGATGCCGTCGCCGATCACGCGGTCGGCCTGATGCTCGCCGCCCTGCGGTTCGTGCCCGACGGCGATCGCCGGGTGCGGGCGGGCGACTGGGGAGTGCGCCGGGGCCGTGAGCTGGGAGCGGCGACCGTGGGGATCGTGGGCTTCGGCCGCATCGGCCAGGGGGTCGCGAAGCGGTTGAGCGGATTCGGATGCCGCATCCTCGCCGCCGACCCGTTCCTCCCCGCCGAGGTCGTGCGCGCCGCGGGCGCCGTGCCCACGGTGCTCGACGAGCTGTTCGAGACGGCCGATCTGATCTCGCTGCATGCGCCGGGCGGCCAGCTGCTCGTCGATGCCGGCCGACTCGCCCGCATGCGTCGCGGCAGCGTCATCGTCAACACCGCCCGTGGCGACCTGATCGACGAGGCCGCGGTCGCCGACGCCCTGCACGACGGCATCCTCGCCGGCTACGCGGCCGACACCCTCGACGGCGACACGGCTGCGAAGAACAGCCCCCTGCTCGCCGATGCCCTCGCCGATCGGGTGATCGTCACCCCGCACCTCGGCGCCCAGACGACCCAGGCCGTCGACAACATGGGCTCCCTTTCGCTCGACGACGTGATCGCCGTGCTGAAGGGCTCCGACCCCCGCTTCCCCGTGACCGCCCCGTAG
- the xylB gene encoding xylulokinase: MLIAHDLGTTGNKASLHHDDGRLVSSVTVPYPAHFAAGGVAEQNPLDWWNAVVEATRTLLAKTGTLPTEVAGLVVGGQMMGAVLLDADGEPARPAIIWADTRSGAQQRELEQALGAEHAYGILGHRLNPTYSVEKIMWVRDNEPDVWARVRRFCIAKDFIVLRLTGRLATDRSDASGTNAYDQRTGTWSSEVLQAARLDPALFPEILDSTAIAGPLTDAAAEALGLHTGVRVVMGGGDGPLAAVGSGVVAPEDGAYVCLGTSSWISFAADAPLHDPAMRTFTFDNVVPGSFVPTATMQAGGASVQWIAEALSADPAHPDTGRLTAEASAGLDTDDLYFLPYLLGERSPLWDPDARGAFVGLARHHTRAHLVRSVLEGTAFNLLTCIQAFRASGATIDRIDAVGGGAQSDVYLSVLADVWGVPVRRRTIVEEANSLGAAVTGAVGLGLAEFSAARALSEVTAEFTPDPARHAVYAQRHARFTEAYTALAPWFAGRPSVETTN, from the coding sequence ATGCTGATCGCCCACGACCTCGGCACCACGGGGAACAAGGCTTCGCTGCACCACGACGACGGGCGCCTGGTCTCATCGGTCACGGTGCCCTACCCCGCGCACTTCGCCGCGGGCGGTGTCGCCGAGCAGAACCCGCTCGACTGGTGGAACGCGGTCGTCGAGGCGACCCGCACCCTGCTCGCGAAGACCGGCACCCTCCCCACCGAGGTCGCGGGTCTCGTCGTGGGCGGTCAGATGATGGGCGCCGTGCTGCTCGACGCCGACGGCGAGCCCGCCCGCCCGGCGATCATCTGGGCCGACACCCGCTCGGGCGCGCAGCAGCGCGAGCTCGAGCAGGCGCTCGGCGCCGAGCACGCCTACGGCATCCTGGGCCACCGGCTGAACCCCACCTACTCGGTCGAGAAGATCATGTGGGTGCGCGACAACGAGCCCGACGTCTGGGCGCGTGTGCGCCGGTTCTGCATCGCGAAGGACTTCATCGTGCTGCGCCTCACCGGTCGCCTCGCGACCGACCGCTCCGACGCCTCGGGCACCAACGCCTACGACCAGCGCACCGGCACGTGGTCGAGCGAGGTGCTGCAGGCGGCACGTCTCGACCCCGCACTGTTCCCCGAGATCCTCGACTCCACCGCGATCGCGGGCCCGCTGACGGATGCCGCAGCCGAGGCCCTCGGCCTGCACACGGGCGTGCGCGTGGTGATGGGCGGCGGCGACGGCCCGCTGGCCGCGGTCGGCTCGGGCGTGGTCGCGCCGGAGGACGGCGCCTACGTGTGCCTGGGCACCTCGTCGTGGATCTCGTTCGCCGCGGATGCGCCGCTGCACGACCCGGCGATGCGCACCTTCACGTTCGACAACGTCGTGCCGGGATCGTTCGTGCCCACCGCCACGATGCAGGCGGGCGGAGCATCCGTCCAGTGGATCGCCGAGGCGCTCTCGGCCGACCCGGCGCACCCCGACACGGGGCGGCTCACCGCCGAGGCATCCGCCGGCCTCGACACCGACGACCTCTATTTCCTGCCCTACCTGCTCGGCGAGCGCTCCCCCCTGTGGGACCCGGACGCCCGCGGCGCCTTCGTGGGTCTCGCCCGTCACCACACCCGTGCGCACCTCGTGCGCTCGGTGCTCGAGGGCACCGCGTTCAACCTGCTCACGTGCATCCAGGCGTTCCGCGCCTCGGGCGCCACGATCGACCGCATCGACGCGGTCGGCGGCGGCGCGCAGAGCGATGTGTACCTCTCGGTGCTCGCCGATGTGTGGGGCGTGCCGGTGCGCCGTCGCACCATCGTCGAAGAGGCGAACAGCCTCGGCGCCGCGGTCACGGGTGCCGTCGGCCTGGGCCTCGCCGAGTTCTCGGCCGCCCGCGCGCTCAGCGAGGTCACCGCCGAGTTCACGCCCGACCCCGCCCGCCACGCGGTCTACGCCCAGCGCCACGCGCGCTTCACCGAGGCGTACACGGCCCTCGCCCCCTGGTTCGCCGGGCGACCGAGCGTCGAAACGACGAACTGA
- a CDS encoding glucose-6-phosphate isomerase family protein: MPTFHTPPIQPMAIAFDAEKLTLSPEGPTLTRRMSDLEGLFLDHDAWKAAAEGDNPVVYTVVSSPVPETDRELPQSITTIMPGDTSGELWMTKGHQHPNHQGEIYLALKGRGGLLMFDGERTEWLDMLPGTIGYIPPGWAHRSINTGDEPYAFLAVYPGGAGHDYGWVLEHGMGSRAYRGTDGSADLRPYTTAS; the protein is encoded by the coding sequence ATGCCCACCTTCCACACCCCGCCGATCCAGCCGATGGCGATCGCCTTCGACGCCGAGAAGCTGACCCTCTCGCCCGAGGGCCCCACTCTCACCCGGCGGATGTCGGACCTCGAGGGACTCTTCCTCGACCACGACGCCTGGAAGGCCGCAGCCGAGGGCGACAACCCCGTCGTCTACACCGTCGTCAGCTCGCCCGTGCCCGAGACCGATCGCGAGCTGCCCCAGTCGATCACCACGATCATGCCCGGCGACACCTCCGGCGAGCTCTGGATGACCAAGGGCCACCAGCACCCGAACCACCAGGGCGAGATCTACCTCGCGCTCAAGGGTCGCGGCGGGCTGCTCATGTTCGACGGCGAGCGCACCGAATGGCTCGACATGCTGCCCGGCACCATCGGGTACATCCCGCCGGGTTGGGCCCACCGCTCGATCAACACCGGCGACGAGCCCTACGCGTTCCTCGCGGTGTACCCCGGCGGCGCCGGTCACGACTACGGCTGGGTGCTCGAACACGGCATGGGATCCCGCGCCTACCGCGGCACCGACGGCTCGGCCGACCTGCGCCCGTACACGACCGCGAGCTGA
- a CDS encoding CGNR zinc finger domain-containing protein translates to MIFTDDTTDALQASVWLVNSAEHPDTLETPADEETFLEEFPYTGRLDRDEAELADLRSIRPRLRALLLAPRDEMAERVNDVLTDTPVAPQLVRHGDTDWHLHAVGDERPLAERVLIETAMALVDVIRQDEGSRLSICDDETCEAIALDLSRNRSKRYCSPTCANRNAVAAYRARQAEG, encoded by the coding sequence ATGATCTTCACCGATGACACGACGGATGCCCTGCAGGCATCCGTCTGGCTCGTGAACTCCGCCGAGCACCCCGACACGCTCGAGACCCCCGCCGACGAGGAGACCTTCCTCGAGGAGTTCCCCTACACCGGCCGACTCGACCGGGACGAGGCCGAACTCGCCGATCTGCGCAGCATCCGTCCGCGCCTGCGCGCCCTGCTGCTCGCGCCGCGCGACGAGATGGCCGAACGCGTGAACGACGTGCTCACCGACACCCCCGTCGCGCCGCAGCTCGTGCGCCACGGCGACACCGACTGGCACCTGCACGCCGTCGGCGACGAACGGCCTCTCGCCGAACGCGTGCTGATCGAGACCGCGATGGCCCTGGTCGACGTGATCCGGCAGGACGAGGGCTCCCGCCTCTCGATCTGCGACGACGAGACCTGCGAGGCGATCGCCCTCGACCTCAGCCGCAACCGGTCCAAGCGCTACTGCTCCCCCACCTGCGCCAACCGCAACGCGGTGGCCGCGTACCGCGCCCGGCAGGCGGAGGGATAG
- a CDS encoding EamA family transporter, giving the protein MSTVTDDVRTARGVKLGLPLAIGAAFAFGMSGGWARGLIDAGWTPGAAVTARIWVAALVLLIPTILTLRGRWHLLRRNAGIIAAYGLLAVTATQLFYFQAVAVMDVGLALLIEYTAPVAVILWLWIRRGEKPSRRSILGAAIAFVGLVLMLDIVTGADVNVAGILWALGAMVGAATYFVLSAKADTGLPPLALAGSGLLLGAVGLTIAGAVGILPIAWSTDDIAYRFGTVPWFVPVLAMGVLATALAYLLGIASTRMLGSRLASFVALVEVVAALLFGWLLLGQLPDLLQALGGALVLAGVVVVKLGEPAPPAEFVEPVPEGR; this is encoded by the coding sequence ATGAGCACTGTGACCGATGACGTGCGGACGGCGCGCGGCGTCAAGCTGGGTCTCCCGCTGGCGATCGGCGCCGCCTTCGCGTTCGGCATGTCGGGTGGATGGGCGCGCGGTCTGATCGACGCCGGGTGGACGCCCGGCGCCGCCGTCACCGCGCGCATCTGGGTCGCCGCCCTCGTGCTCCTCATCCCGACGATCCTCACCCTGCGCGGGCGCTGGCACCTGCTGCGCCGCAACGCCGGCATCATCGCCGCCTACGGACTGCTCGCCGTCACCGCGACGCAGCTGTTCTACTTCCAGGCCGTCGCCGTCATGGACGTCGGGCTCGCCCTGCTCATCGAGTACACGGCGCCGGTCGCCGTCATCCTCTGGCTCTGGATCCGCCGGGGCGAGAAGCCCAGCCGCCGCAGCATCCTGGGCGCCGCGATCGCCTTCGTCGGCCTCGTGCTCATGCTCGACATCGTCACCGGTGCCGACGTCAACGTCGCCGGCATCCTCTGGGCGCTCGGCGCGATGGTCGGCGCGGCCACCTACTTCGTGCTGTCGGCCAAGGCCGACACGGGACTCCCGCCGCTCGCTCTCGCCGGCAGCGGGCTGCTGCTCGGCGCGGTCGGGCTCACGATCGCCGGAGCCGTCGGCATCCTCCCGATCGCCTGGAGCACCGACGACATCGCCTACCGCTTCGGCACCGTGCCGTGGTTCGTGCCCGTGCTCGCGATGGGTGTGCTCGCGACGGCCCTCGCCTATCTCTTGGGGATCGCCTCGACGCGGATGCTCGGATCGAGGCTGGCGTCGTTCGTCGCGCTCGTCGAGGTCGTCGCCGCGCTGCTGTTCGGCTGGCTGCTGCTGGGGCAACTGCCCGATCTGCTGCAGGCGCTCGGCGGAGCGCTCGTGCTCGCGGGCGTCGTCGTGGTGAAGCTCGGCGAGCCCGCGCCGCCCGCGGAATTCGTCGAGCCGGTGCCGGAGGGGCGCTGA